ATCATTCTAAAGACGGCAGCACTAGAAAATGAGCCACCTATTGTTCGAGAATACCTTTTAAGAGCCGGAATAGCAGGACTTCCGATTTCTTTTAAATATACCACGTCAAGAGAGACGCCCTTACCGGAGATTTCGCGTGAATGCGTGACATTATATTCCGCGATAATACCGCCGATATTCAAGAAACTGGTTATATACAGCACACCCAGCAGCGTCAGGACGTTCGCGTTAATCAGCCAGGTATTCGATTTATTCAAGAGGCTCCGAACAATAATCCAGCAAAGGCCCATCGCCACCAGCCCCATCCATATAAAGGCCGCCACGCGCCAGTAGGTAAGGGCGTACACCTCTACATACATATTCGTGCGGTAAATGGACGAAACAACCAGAAGCACGTTTTGCATGACCCAGAGATAAATCAAACCCCGAACAGTCCTCGATCCAGAAATCTCTGGGTCGGCGTTCTGTGTGATCAAAACAAAACCGCCGCAAGAAGAGCGGTCACGATCAGCGGATAGGCGCCCTGCTGGGCATACCGGGCGTAGGTTATACCCTTTGGCAAGTCCATTCCGGCCCAAAGGTAATTCATATCCAGCACCGTCTGGCAGGCAAACATCAGATTGAATATAACCAAAGACCTTAAAACCGCCTCTTTGGTAAAAGCCCACTCGG
The sequence above is drawn from the Alphaproteobacteria bacterium genome and encodes:
- a CDS encoding DUF4173 domain-containing protein, encoding MITQNADPEISGSRTVRGLIYLWVMQNVLLVVSSIYRTNMYVEVYALTYWRVAAFIWMGLVAMGLCWIIVRSLLNKSNTWLINANVLTLLGVLYITSFLNIGGIIAEYNVTHSREISGKGVSLDVVYLKEIGSPAIPALKRYSRTIGGSFSSAAVFRMIQSLRRDMDDWRRWTYSEYRLLKSLESQE
- a CDS encoding DUF4173 domain-containing protein; protein product: MRLTEWAFTKEAVLRSLVIFNLMFACQTVLDMNYLWAGMDLPKGITYARYAQQGAYPLIVTALLAAVLF